In Kiritimatiellia bacterium, the sequence GTTAAGCATAAAGCCGGAAAATATCGCTGAAACCGGCGCCGGGGCCTGGCTGTGGGCATCGGGCAGCCAGCTGTGCATCGGCGCCAGTCCGGCCTTGGTCCCGTATCCGACGAGCAGGAATATGAAGGAGAGTTTTACCAGGCGCGGGTCCAGCGTTGCGGATATGGACTGCAGATGCGTCCACTGCAAAATGGTTGAGCCGGCCGCAAGGTTTCCGGTTGAAGCGGCGAGGAGAAGCACCCCCATGAAGGCGAAAGCCACGCCGACGGAACATACGATCAGATATTTCCAGGTTGCCTCAAGCGAGACGGCGGATATATGCAGGCATATCAGGAAGGCCGTCAGGAGGGTCGTGGCTTCCACCCCGACCCACATGACGCCGATGTTGTTTGAAATCAGCACCAGGGTCATGGCGGCCAGGGCGCCGTGCCAGATCGCCGAGAATTTCCGCGCCAGAAAATGATTCAGACGCAATGCGGCCGGTTCATTGCGGAAGTAGGAACAGGCGTAAAACGAGCTCATCAGAAAGACTATCATCATTACCGCGAGGTGATAGGCCGAAAGCGCGTCAAGCCGGAACCAGGCGTTGTTTGAGGATATTGTTCCTTTCAGGAAAACGCGGGCGACAACCCATAAATCAATGCCGGTGATAACCAGCATGCCGGCGGCGATTGAAGCCAGGACCCGCCGCGGCGAGGGCATCAGGAGGCTGATCATTCCGCTGAAAACAGGCAGAACCGCCAGCAGCCAGATCGCATTTTCAAACAAGCTCATTACATCAGCCTTTCAAGGCGCTCAATTGATCAACGTCAATATGCTCAAACTCGCGGCTGATATGATAAATCATGATCGCCATGACAAATATCGCCACGAAAGTGTCCAGGAGTATGCCGAGTTCTATCAAAAGGGGTATTTCCGAAACAACCGCCAATCCGAAGGCGGCAATTCCGTTTTCCATTACCAGGTACCCCAGGACCTGCGTTACCGCTTTTCGGCGGCTTACAATCATGAAAAGTCCGGTGAAAATTGTCCCGATTGCGCCGGGCAGGACAAGGCTCATGCCGCTTGGGGACAAAGAAAGGGGCAGTTTGGTTCCCAGCCAGAAGGCAATTACGGTCAGGGCGGTGCCGATCATGAGCGAAAATCCATAGCCCACAAACGGCTCCACCTCCCGCCGGACGGCGGCGTCGCGAACGGTATTGATCAGAAGGCGCGGGAAAACAATGCCTTTCAGAATGACCACAAAGGCGGCCAGCAGGAATCCCCGCAAAGTCAATCCTTCCTGGGCAAAGAGAGGCAGAAGTCCGATCGCGATGCCTTGCACGGCAACCAGATTTATGCAGCCCCCCAGACGGCTGCTCGCCGTCAGGGCGAGGTTGATCAGGATGAGCACCGCCATAATGTTTTCGGTCATGCCTTGCATTGTCACCTCAGCACGAGAACGAGCGCGAGAATTGAAAAGGCGCAGGCCGCGATGAGCAGCTGCGGCGCGCGCAGAAGCCGCAGGCGCGCTTTGGTTGACTCAATTATTCCGACGGCCGCTGCCAGCAGCAACATGCCGGCGCCGAACATGCCCAGGTCAAGGAGCGGATTGCCGGTGTGAGCGGGGATAAGCAGGTTGACCAGCAGAGCGCCGATCAGCCACATCTTGAGGGCCGCTCCGTAGAGGATGAACGCCAAATCGGGGCCGCCGTGGTCCAGCGCCATAACCTCATGAATCATGGTCAATTCCAGATGGGTGTTGGGATCGTCAAAAGGGATGCGGGCGTTTTCAACGAGGAAGACTATGAACCAGGCCATCAGCAGGAGAATGATTATCGGGCTTGAGGCCGCCGTCAGGCCGAATGAGAATGACTGCAGGCCATCGGCCAGCGCGAGCTGTCCGGTCATGCGGATGATCACCGCCATGCCGAGCAAAAGCGCCGGTTCGGCTAGCGCGGCAAACTGTACTTCGCGGCTGGCGCCCATGCCTTCAAAGCTAGAGCCGGTATCCAGCGCGGCAAGAACCGTGCCGAAACGCATGACGCCGAGGAGATAAGCCACGAGCAGAAAATCGCCGTTGAATGAAAAAATGGAGCCGATCCCTCCAAACGGCATGAAGGTCAGCGCCAGCATGACTGCGGCCAAACCAACCAGCGGACCGGCTTTGAATACGTAACCGGTGGCGCCGCTGTAAACCGCGCTTTTCCGCAGGAGCTTGAAAAGGTCATGGTAAGCCTGCAAAACCGGCGGCCCCCGCCGGCCGGCGAAGAAAGCCTTGACGCGATTTATCACCCCGAGCAGAATCGGCGCCGCAATCAGGGCCAGAACGTATCCGCAGACGCTTTCCAGTTTCATCAGTTATTCCTATAACGCGAAAAGCAGCAAAATCAAAAGAATCACGTTGATATAAAGCACATATATCTGAACCCGGCCTTCCTGGATCCAGCGCAGACAGGCCAGAGCCCGGTCAACGGCCCGGAAAACAGGGGCGAATAAATAACGGTGCGCCGTGTCGTCGGCATGGGCGCTGAACGAGGCGTTTCCGGGAAAAAATTCTTCGGGCAGAATGCCGCTGGTTTTGATATCCAGCGCGCGGCGGAACATATTGGTAATCGGCTGGGCGAATGACGAGGCGGTGTATTGCATTCGGGGGGAAGGTTGCGCAAAACCGCAGTCCCAGGTACCCGTCTTTGCCGTTGAGCGGCCGCGAAACAGACAAATTCTTAAAATGGCCAGCAGAAGCAATAGGAAAATTAACAGCAAAGAAGCCGCGCTGATCCAAAACGTAACCGTTTTCAGCATAAGCGCGGCGCCGCCGTTTGGATTCACCGGTATTCCGGCGATGTTTCCCGTTGCCGCGCAGAGCGCCGGCACGAGAAACGGCGCCGCGAGAGCCATAACCAGACAGGCCGCGGAGAGAATGAGCATGGGCAGCCGCATGGCCAGGCCGCATTCATGAGCGTTTTGCATTTCCGGGCTGCGCGGTTCTCCGAGAAAGACCACCCCGCATGCCTTTGCAAAACAAGCCGCCGCCAGCCCGCCGATTAAAGCCAGCGAGCCGATTACGGCTATGCCGGGGATGAGCACGCCGGTTTGGTTGTGCAGGACGCATAATAATGCCGCCGTATAAATAAGAAATTCGCTGACAAACCCGTTCAGGGGCGGCAGACCGGATATTGCGGCGGAACCGGCCAGAAAAGCCGCGCCGGTTACCGGCATAACTTTCAAGAGACCGCCCATTTTTTCCATGTTGCGGCAATTGACCGCATGCAGAACGGAGCCGGCCGACAGGAAAAGCAGGCCTTTGAAAATCGCGTGATTGGCGACGTGCAGCAGGCTTCCGGCAAACCCGGCCAGCATTATGAAACGGCTGCCGCAGCTCCAGCCGATTAGTCCCAGTCCGAATCCCAGGGCGATGATGCCGATATTTTCAACGCTGTGATAGGCCAGCAGCCGCTTTAAATCGTGCTGGGCGAGCGCGAATACAACGCCGAGTATGCCTGAAACCGCTCCGGTTAACACGAGCAGCCAGCCCCACCAGGCCGGCGGCGGCCCGGAAATGGCAACGAACCGGATCATGGCGTAAATGCCGGTTTTTATCATTACCCCCGACATTAAGGCCGACACATGGCTCGGGGCCGCGGGATGAGCTTCCGGCAGCCAGACATGCAGGGGATAGAACCCGGCCTTCGTGCCGAATCCGATCAGCGCCAAAATGAAAAGCAAGTTGAGAAAAGCGGCGTTTTTACCCTGGATTGCGGCAAAAGCGGCAAAATCAAACGAACCGGCGGCGGCGCCCATGAGAACAAACATGGCCAGCAGAAACGCCGTGCCGAGATGGGTGGCCACCAGATAGGTCCAGGCGGCGCGCCGCACTTTTTCCCGGCCGTTTTCAAAGGCAACCAGGAAAAAAGAGGAGAGCGACATGAGCTCCCATGCCAGCAGGAATAAAACGGCGTTCCGCGCAACCACGACGAGCGCCATGCCGGCCGCCAGCAGGCTGAGCCAGAGCCAGGCGGAACGGTCGCCGGGATTCTTTCCGGTAGCCGCATTGTAACCCCACCCGTATAAAGCGCAAAGGATTGTCATGGAAAAAATCACACAGAGAAAAAAGCCGGAGAGCGAGTCAATCTCAACCGCAAACGAACCCAGCGGCAGGGGCCAGGCCGGCCGCAGCGCCAGCGCGCGGCCGTTTATCAACGGCCGTATCGCCACGGTCAACGCGCCGAGCGAGCCGAGGATAAGGCCGGCCGCGCCGCTGAAGGCGGATAACTTTCGGCGGCGGCCGGTGAAGGCGGATATAATGCCGCCGGTGATCATGAGCAGGAGATAAGCAAGAAATGCGTTCATCATCATGTTTTGCCTGTGGCCGGCGCGAAGGATGCTTCCACCCTGGCCAGGCCGCATATGATTTGAGCGCTCTCGGCCTGCCGCATGATAAGCTCGCGGAAGCCATTGTCCTGAAGGGCGAACGCCAGGCGCGAGAGGAAATGCAGATGCATCCGGACCGCGGGCGTGATTATGGAAAACAACGCGAAAACCGGTTTGCCGTCAAGCGCCTGAAAATCAACCGGAGTCTGCAGAAAGCCGATGGTAACCTGCGGCTCCGCGACTTGCAAGACGAGCGGATTGCGCGCGTGCGGCACGGCGATTCCTTCCCCGATGGACGTGGAGGCCATTTCCTCGCGCGCCAGGAGCATTTTAAGAAGCAGTTCGCGGTCGGCGCCATGGGGCAGCCGCAGGGCGGCGACCAGCGAGCGCAAGGCGGATTTTTTATCCGTCCCTTCCAAACCGTAAAAAACACCGCCTGATTTCAGGGCTTCCGAAAGCAGGGGCATGCGCGCGGCGGATGCCGCTTTTTCGTCGTTTTTGACAAATTCACGGGAAATGGCCTTATGATGCTTAATGGCCCATTCCAGCAATTCGGTCCGGTTGAAACGGTATTGGTCATGGACCTTGCGGGCCGGAATTTCGCCGTGCCGTATCATCCGGTAAAGCGTTTTTTCGGAGATATTTAGAAACCGCGCAACGTCGTTGATTGTAAGCTGCATTTTTTTCCTTCAGAGGGGGGACAATAATAGCTTTGCGGTTTATGTCAATAGGTCCCTTCGGCGGACGCGGCCGGGCCGGGGGGGGGGGGCATATCACTTCCGGGTTGGGGCGAAAAAGCGGGCAGTTATCTCCATCGGCCGACATGCAAATTCTATTTGCCTTGATTTTCACAGTTTGTCAGCTAATGTTTTTTGTATAAGTGTAATTACGCAAACTTAATGACACAAGCCGAAGCCATGCCGGTTGTCAAGGCGTCAAGCCTGATCAAAAATGCGGCGATATGGCAATTTGTTGCCGACTATTTTGTGGAAGTTCTGGAAAAACATTGTTTGGGACAAGCCCTATGTATGAATTTGATCCGGCGGCGGCACGTTTTCGCGGGCTTGGTTACGGCAGGGTGAGCGAAAAGTTTGAAATCAAGATACATCGTTCCCTGCATCTTATGCGGGACGGACAACCTATTTCGTTATGATCCTGACAAGGATGAAATTCACTATTACAGGCATGCTCTTCCCAAGACTAAAGAGTCCTGTAATCTCATGTATCCGGGGGCAGGCCCCGTTGATTCCATGGTCAATGGCGGCGACGGGTATCTTTATATCGGCGAGGCTTTCGGCAACCTTGACCGGCTTGATCCCCTTACCGGCGCGGTAACGGAATTGGGCAAACCCACAAAGCATACCCGCCTGGCCGCCCTTGAAAAAGGGCCGGACGGGCGTTTGTACGGCATCGCCGGTTTTCTCGGCAATTGCCACCTTTTTGCTTATGACACGCAACGGAATGCGTTTGAAACGTTCGGCCGTATTGTTGATTCGTTGACCGGAGAGCCGCTGTTCATCGGGCATGACATGTGTTTTACGGAACCGGACACCATCATGCTGGGCGAGACGGACACCGCGCATCGCGCCGGGTATCTCTGGGAATGCAAGCTCAATTAAGGAAAGAAATAAGCAAATATGAACAAGATATTGCCGACTCCGCAATGGGC encodes:
- a CDS encoding proton-conducting transporter membrane subunit, whose translation is MSLFENAIWLLAVLPVFSGMISLLMPSPRRVLASIAAGMLVITGIDLWVVARVFLKGTISSNNAWFRLDALSAYHLAVMMIVFLMSSFYACSYFRNEPAALRLNHFLARKFSAIWHGALAAMTLVLISNNIGVMWVGVEATTLLTAFLICLHISAVSLEATWKYLIVCSVGVAFAFMGVLLLAASTGNLAAGSTILQWTHLQSISATLDPRLVKLSFIFLLVGYGTKAGLAPMHSWLPDAHSQAPAPVSAIFSGFMLNMALYCIMRHLPIAARAQGNSLWANNLLVFFGLASILIAAVFILSQHDLKRLLAYHSVEHIGIIALGLGLGPLGVFAALFHTLNHSLCKTLGFFSAGRIGQIYGSHDMRSIKGTLRVDPLWGGGLFGSLLALIGVAPFAVFMSELIILKAAADARQYYAIILFLAGAGIVFVGALRHAIDMAWGNKPEGVAAPSSRLIERLIVILPLAALLLIGVWMPACFRNALELAAAIVTGGRP
- a CDS encoding hydrogenase, translating into MTENIMAVLILINLALTASSRLGGCINLVAVQGIAIGLLPLFAQEGLTLRGFLLAAFVVILKGIVFPRLLINTVRDAAVRREVEPFVGYGFSLMIGTALTVIAFWLGTKLPLSLSPSGMSLVLPGAIGTIFTGLFMIVSRRKAVTQVLGYLVMENGIAAFGLAVVSEIPLLIELGILLDTFVAIFVMAIMIYHISREFEHIDVDQLSALKG
- a CDS encoding NADH-quinone oxidoreductase subunit H; this translates as MKLESVCGYVLALIAAPILLGVINRVKAFFAGRRGPPVLQAYHDLFKLLRKSAVYSGATGYVFKAGPLVGLAAVMLALTFMPFGGIGSIFSFNGDFLLVAYLLGVMRFGTVLAALDTGSSFEGMGASREVQFAALAEPALLLGMAVIIRMTGQLALADGLQSFSFGLTAASSPIIILLLMAWFIVFLVENARIPFDDPNTHLELTMIHEVMALDHGGPDLAFILYGAALKMWLIGALLVNLLIPAHTGNPLLDLGMFGAGMLLLAAAVGIIESTKARLRLLRAPQLLIAACAFSILALVLVLR
- a CDS encoding proton-conducting transporter membrane subunit, which gives rise to MNAFLAYLLLMITGGIISAFTGRRRKLSAFSGAAGLILGSLGALTVAIRPLINGRALALRPAWPLPLGSFAVEIDSLSGFFLCVIFSMTILCALYGWGYNAATGKNPGDRSAWLWLSLLAAGMALVVVARNAVLFLLAWELMSLSSFFLVAFENGREKVRRAAWTYLVATHLGTAFLLAMFVLMGAAAGSFDFAAFAAIQGKNAAFLNLLFILALIGFGTKAGFYPLHVWLPEAHPAAPSHVSALMSGVMIKTGIYAMIRFVAISGPPPAWWGWLLVLTGAVSGILGVVFALAQHDLKRLLAYHSVENIGIIALGFGLGLIGWSCGSRFIMLAGFAGSLLHVANHAIFKGLLFLSAGSVLHAVNCRNMEKMGGLLKVMPVTGAAFLAGSAAISGLPPLNGFVSEFLIYTAALLCVLHNQTGVLIPGIAVIGSLALIGGLAAACFAKACGVVFLGEPRSPEMQNAHECGLAMRLPMLILSAACLVMALAAPFLVPALCAATGNIAGIPVNPNGGAALMLKTVTFWISAASLLLIFLLLLLAILRICLFRGRSTAKTGTWDCGFAQPSPRMQYTASSFAQPITNMFRRALDIKTSGILPEEFFPGNASFSAHADDTAHRYLFAPVFRAVDRALACLRWIQEGRVQIYVLYINVILLILLLFAL
- a CDS encoding PTS sugar transporter subunit IIA, with product MQLTINDVARFLNISEKTLYRMIRHGEIPARKVHDQYRFNRTELLEWAIKHHKAISREFVKNDEKAASAARMPLLSEALKSGGVFYGLEGTDKKSALRSLVAALRLPHGADRELLLKMLLAREEMASTSIGEGIAVPHARNPLVLQVAEPQVTIGFLQTPVDFQALDGKPVFALFSIITPAVRMHLHFLSRLAFALQDNGFRELIMRQAESAQIICGLARVEASFAPATGKT